The window gacacacacacctgggttTGTTGTCAATCATTACTCAGTTTTCCACCATCTCACTGCACCTCAGACCTTTCCTCAATTTTTACTTCCCACCCAATCCACCCGTCTCTCATATTGTCTTAGAGTTTGTTTGAGTTTCTAAATTGGGAAATTAGTAATATTTGTTAGCTACTATAAACACTACTGTATATGCAGACACAAGCTGTTCTCAGACCAGTTTATTTGGTGATAAGATAATGGCCGCCATCTCTAAACTCAATCTCTaacctgtccctgtctgtgtctgtgtgtctgtccgtcAGTATGAAGATAATGACCTCCGGGGGCCATCGTGGAGGAGGCAATTCCCCCCGCGGGACGTCCAAGGGATCAGTATGATGCCCGGCTCGGCAGAGACCCTCCCCGCTGGCTTCCGCGTCACCACCGGCTCACACTCCCGTAGGCTACCCCCCGAAGGTAAACTCCCCCACAGACTCACACACTGGCCCCCTGCATGGCCAAGACCCCCACAAAGTAGACCTAACAATTAGACTAGAGCCTCCAGTTCAGGGCACTTAGCATGGATGAATGTGAATTGCTAATAATGCTACATTTGATGGTAAAATTGCACTCATCAAACACTTGCTGGCTGCCACACAATCATTCAGTAGTAGCCCCATTAGTCTTACACTTAGAATAATATAAAACATGCTAATGTATTTGATTAAGATTGTACCTGGTTGCATTTCTGTTTTAGAGTTTGGGGGGGTGGTCCTCTTGCCCCTCTCTTTACTTGgagctctctctccccatcacacTCTCTCTTCTATCGGTGTATGGATGGAGCGTGTTGCTGACTATATCTCTATTTTCTCTGCTCTGGGACTGCTGCTCTGTGTGCAGTGCTCTATGAGGCGCTGGATGACAGTCCTGACGACATGTATTTGGACTGGTTTCAAGGTCAGATATACTGGAGCTATACCATGTGGCCTGCTGTTGGCCTATGTGCCTTTACATCCCCCAACACTCCCTGGTTCCTGCTTCCCACCCTACCGtacatcctctcttctctctctactgctctgttcctctctgtttctttctgtccCCGATGCCAACTACAAGGTTGGCCATTTGCTTGTCAAGGTTGTCAGTTTGTTATAGTAGACATTGTGAGTCGAGTAATTGTCACTCAGGTTACTGTTATTAGTACAGTAGTTGGTAGTTGCAGCCTCTGCTGCTGCACCCTTGAAGTTAAAGCAATGAATCCCCTATACATATGTTAGTTGAGCTATGTTAGTTGAGCTATGTTAGTTGAGCTATGTTAGTTGCCCTGTAAAAGGAGGTTTACATAAAATAATCATGAAGACTTATGATGTATAAGATGGATGTTTTACAGTTGCCGGTTTGTGTTGCTCCTCGCCCTGTTGTTAAAAGAGGACGCTGGTCAAAATCTTCATGTTTTCAAGGGGATGAACGCTGTATTGAAACTTGCGTCTGTGGCCCAGTGAGTTATACCTGGACTGTAGTACAGTAGGCTTTGTTATGCCAGAACTTCTGATACAAGTAAGTCTATGGCTGACATCCGAATGCAGGTTTTGACCACAGTTCTTCTCTAACACAGTCCCCAGTGTAACTGGTCTGCCTTCCTGTCTCTGCCTCTATCTGTGGTCCCTGGtctgtggtggtgatgatgacatTAACAGACTTGTTCCTGTACGAGGTGTGATTCACTCAAAATGGCCACGTGCACTCCTCCTCTGAGTGTGCGATGCAATGTGCCTTGGCTTTGCTAGCTGACATTTTGACTAACCTCGTTCCCATGTGTggtgtggtgcgtgtgtgtgcagtgtgttttATCCACAGTATGGTGTACTGTACTCCTAGCCCTTATCAACTGGTTTAGAGTCAGTTTTGTTTGTCTCTCTCATTTGTTTGTCCCTCTCACAGTGGGCAATGGGAGCTGATCCTGTGTCAGTTGTTATGGGCATAAAGTAAGTTTGATAGCATTCTCTACTGACCCTGGGCCCACTCTGGGTGTTGAAGCTGAGTGACTAAGTGacgtgtctctgtctccccctacaGTTGGCCCCTCAGCAGTGCAGCGTCTGGACAGCTCTACAGTGAGGACCTACTCCTgctgagggaggagaagagagactgTAAGCTGTAAGTCACGCACATTATCCCTGTACAAGCTATCAGTTGCGcatacacacatgctcacacacacacaaactctccctctctcttacatCTGTCGTTCTGCTCAGGGAAAGCAAATTACTCTGAGAAATTGGAACGGGGTGAGAGGGTAACTTGTCTTTACAGATAACCATGTTTGCTTGGAGAGGAGAGTCCCTCCTTTAGTGCAGGCATCCATGATTAGGTGATAGGAGTCAAAGCCAGCAGCATGAGGCGGCCTCACTCTGTTGTCTCTCCTTTAATCTCTGTCCAGCACAGACAACTACAGCCACAGtacacatggaactctattccacatcaggtaactgatgcaagtagtagaTCAATAaaagatacaaatacaccttatggaacagtggggactgtgaagagacacacacactggtacagacacacgcctacgcactcacacacactctacacacacgtacattgtaatattgttgtaaggtggtattatacatttggattgtagatatgtagtagtgtaataatgttatatgatgtaccgttgtatcttttgttttatgtatGATgcaagtgccttaatgtgtttggaccccaggaagagtagctgctgccttggcaggaagtaatggggatccctaataaatacataaatatcccTGAATGCCAAGGTAGAGAGATATGGCAGCTACATGAATCTGTCTCAAATGAGATAATGTTATACAATTAGTAATGTCAACAATAATTCCCATATGATCAAATCCATGTTTATGACAACTGCACTGTGACTGTGGATAAAGCTTCACAGTGGCACAGTGTAATTACATCATACCCCCTCTCTTTCAGGTccagatactgtatgtatagaaGGTCTTACTGTACCTTGGAGCTGCTGGACGGGTCAACCTGCCTGGAACAAATATTCTGACGAGACGCACTGCCAAGAAGCGCCCCCCTACccccaaaagagagagagaggggggccagCGAGGGGTGCCTCCTGCCAAGCCACCCCCCTCTGCACTTACAAGCCAAGGCCCCCTGAAACCTGGACAGCAGCTGCCGGTGCTACTTTCCTTCAGTTTGTCCTGTTGTCACCGTTTCTACCTTTTACATGTACAATAACTTATTGAAGCATAATGTACTGTGTATTTCTTCTACCAGGAGATGTGTAGGTTATCTGTAAATTAATATAAATATGAggtttttttaatatatatataaatatatacacatcTATATTACAAAAAAGAAAAGATATTCAGTGTTTGTGCAAATAAACCTCCCCTTCCCATTTAAAGTCCATTAACTTGGTTAAAATATGCTGCTCTTTGAACATTTCTCCATCATTCCCTGAGACCATTTTGTACACAGTTATTTTCCATTGTGCCGATGAACGTGTGTTGCACCTTGGACAGACTGTCCACCTGGTCGCCACGTGACCCCTCCCCCCCAGCTGGTAAAGCCTGCCCTCTAGTGGCATGTACAGCCCCATGTATCTGAGTGACCATCCACCATTCACAGCCCATCACCTCACAATCATGACGGGAGCCCATCTCATAGCAAAGcattctgggaggaggacacagaaaCGCACTGTGACGTTTACTGATGATGTGACAAGCACTTTGATACAACCACAGAAACTCCGGACCACAGCCACAGACTAAAGGATAGACTCCACTCTGAAGCTACTCAGCTCAGAGTTCAACTAACACCAGGAACACTCTTCATCAGATGCTATCACTCACCTATAGTACCTTGACAATAAGTCAGGCCATACATGAAGAAACTCTTGACAATATACACACTCATCCAAGctggccttttttttttttttgccgtgGTGTCCGACTCAGTATCGCTGAGAAATAACTGAAAGACAGACTGCTTAACTCAGTGTGCGTAGAGTGTATATGGACATGTCGAAGTGAGGTGAATTTTAATGACAAACCTGTTGCTTGCTGTGACATTGGTGTAACTGTTAACTCTTTGTTTTTGTCTGAGTTGCCAGGGAAACCTATTGTACAGCCCTCCTACCTGTCTTTGAGTTATTTCTGCTGGAGTACTCAATCAAGTTTGACTTTTTTGTTGACTTTTTACATCTTCAATTTGCACAAACAAAGAATCATTTTATTTTgtgtccatttttttttttattactaaTTGTATTTTGGTCAAAACTAAGTGGTGATCAAACAAATGTTCATTGCCAATAAAAAAATACTGTCAGTGAAGTAGCTGTTGAAATGACTCTTTTTTCACTCATTGCTTCACTTCAGCGCTCTAGTATGAAGAGTTcatccatcatattaaactataagCTATAAAATAAACATGACAATTAACACATCAATGTATCAATAAGGTAGATTGGATGATAGATGCAGGATGTGGAACACCTGAATATCCACTCCAGAGCTCAGTTCTGGCATCATTAGTGCTTTCAGCTATATTCCGTTGACTGCAAAATGATTATGTTATTGTAGTAATATGAAGGGATTTTGATTTGTACGGTTGTGGTTTGTTGAAGTCTGTAATTAGGCATAAAGTAAGCTTCATTAATAGTGTTAAAATGTTGGCAGCATGAGGATTGAACACAAACTGAAGCTAAACTGTGAGGTGGGAGACCCTTCCAGCGACTACAGCAGCCTGTTCAGGAGGACATAACGTAacagaatgttcagatagaaatgtattgtgtagaacaAAAAAATATTGTCTATCAGATGGATCATGTCAGCTCTAGTCAGTCTATTTCTAACTGCAATGTTCAGTGTTTAACGTTCCTGAATACACCCAGGGCTCAGACGTTTTCCTGGACCCAAATTACTTACAGGtcaaatgcagccgtttttatctcaaaatCAAACAATTTCtgtttaacaattaaataccttactgtgattgctttcaatcaaaaataaacaaaaataccttaGCCAAAACAGGATGACATTTCAGGTAGtcatttcaaacagctcttacacaattccacagtattattccaaaatcatagtgtgttaatatatacaaaacacaggaaaatcacgtttttgactgtgtgacaaagtgaaaatgtaGAGTTTCCATCAACCTCGCTCGCGCTGCGCGCAATGTAGATATCGAAGAACACCGCTGTTCGCAGGCAGAGTAGTGGGTGAAACCATTCACTTCAGAAAAAGGTTTGATATTAATAAAGTTTCCTTTCATTATGTGTTGTCGAATTCATAAAAATATTTGCTGTCATTGTAGTAAGGTTGGCAATACGAGAGGTCTTCAGACTTAccatttttgtattattttccTTGAAAGAACAACTTTTGGGTTTTGAGTGCTTCTCCCCTATTTGGAAAGTTGgtctgcctgctctgctcttcaGTCAGAGATATTCTGAGAACAAGTTCGTGTTTCCTTCTGTACATaaaaactgtttaaaactgtataACACAATAGTGTCTTTGGAAAACTGGTTCATATATCCCAAAGTCAATAGCGAATGTGACTATGTATATATTTATGTTGCCGTTAATGTATTTAAAGCCTATTTCGGCAAGTTAATCAAGTGTTTGCTGGCTTAGTTAGCCATGTTAATAACGAGCTAACTAGAACCGTCAGTCAGTGCactgtaatttattttatttatttatttaactaggcaagtcacgCTAGCTATTGCTAGCAGGTGTTTTATTGGTAATTCAAGACTTCTTTATTGAAATATTAAGTGCATGTTTATTTTCTTACTACCTTAAAAGGTTTAAATAAAAAGGGTTGTACTTGTGCTCTGTGTTTATGGATTGATGTCACTTTACATTGAGGGCATGTATCATTACTGTTGCTcctatctaaaatatatattgtgtCCTACCTAACCAGTGAACGTGTGGCTGTGACCATCCTGTCAATGCCTGTCATCACTGTTTGATATATTTTACTGCAGGTATACTTTtctatatttttgttattttctgAACACAACACATTTATGTTATTGGTCACTTTGTGCATTGAGTCAGAGATATTCTGAGAGCCGTAAACGTGTGGCTGTGACCGCCCTGTCAATGCCTGTCATCACTGTTTGATATATTTTACTGCAGATAAAAACCAAGTCAACCTGAAGTGTGGGTGTCCGTGTGCCTTTCTTCTGGGTGGCTATATGAAGTTGGTTACAACTGCACTGGGCCTtcaatagaccaataacaagGGGAGTtgcaaacctctctgccaataacagctagttttcaggttacataaACATATCGCTCCAATTAGGcccctcactcagaccactcccgaACAGTCACTTTGCAAATTTAATTGAGAAGCATCACAGTAAGGTAGTTAACTTGTAcccagaaatgttttgatactgAGATTTTTAAAAAGGCTGCATTGGACCATAAAATCGGACCTATAAATAATTAACATAATGCATGATGGCTATTTGAACAATTTtggcacagagtttctaaacccagtgGCGCAACATCGCGAGTCTTCTGGGAGCGCTTGCGAAGCAAACTCGGCAGACCAGACaagggtttgagaagtcaatgggAGAAGTGAAAAATGCATCCTTAGTTGTTAactttctcgaaatctaaaggcaaaaccttgattcgagccaatgtctgaagtagttgaacatgttattactccaacctaatgaaagtgacaaactgacacgttttcattttcgtcaaaaacaactttatatcgaaggactTCCTtttagaggtcttcacggatccacctgtacccgaatCAAAGTATCTGAGATCCGATCCGGGACCTGAGAggaattctaaataatgtcacgggtctgggtcggatctgataCGATTGTCATGGGACTCGGGTATGTGTAAATTGaactgacttgtccggaaggGCCCGTACGGATCCGGACacgactgctgcagtagagagagaaagaaattgtATAATATCTGCTTCTGCTCTTGCTTTTCACGAGAGTGGAGCGTGGCTCGTGTAgcttgttggccaatcataagtcttataagcggcaataggctacagtcatatAGCCTCATTCCGTGTGTGGTAAAAGTTAGAAGATATCTATATGGATATCAATGGAAGATGTCATTAAAATgatggaattaaaagttaaaggagaatgataggctacaacgaccaagagccaacaggtaggcagGCTGCTACTTATTAATATTCTGAATggttgttatttgtaactgtagaATGAGAAAGCACATGCACTGCAGCCtcagttagcctagctagctaacattcgcttctcccggtttgatgcagtccAAGACAGGTAGCTACTACATAATCATATTTGATattaaataacctagctatggtaGCTATTAGTCTATTATAGCGCAAGTCGGCTTGTTTGGTTGTTTGCTGTCTctagtctctccctccctcctccccgtgtcactcgctcacagtacggcccctcccccgcctgctagagcagcacctctctccctcctctcgcactttatcagctccggttaataaagtagcttaaaaaatgacttctgctgcttccctcactcggatcggaccgggtctggatccgaccaggtctataCGGAATGAGTCTAGTTGTCCTTGGGTCTGTTTGGAACGGGTCTCTatatttaaaataaatatttatacgTATCAGGTGCaggtgggaaagccccaggttcatttcgtgaagacctctactgcctgcacatgcgcagttctgCATGACACGACCATTAGACCCGATGACATCGCCTACAAAGTGTGATCTGGGATTTCTGTTGGAGAGGCAGTTTCTGCCTCTCTTCATCCTGTACTATCTTTGATATTGGTACCCATGACTAGTAACCCCATGAGGATATGACAAATTTAGGCTTCAAAccacatagcggttgttttggtggagtctgaggtggaactgcgttagagctaTGAAATGCACAAGCGGCTCCTGgcgttatacatttacatttacgtcatttagcagacgctcttatccagagcgacttacaaattggatgaTTTGTGACCCACTATCAGTAAATGTTGAAAGTAAAGAGACATTAGATTATAATGCACCATTAACTCCTTCTTTTCCTCCATTGGAAACAGCCGTGGCCAAACTTGGAGGTGGTGTTGATGAACTTGAGGTCGCTCTTCTCCAGGGCACGAAGGCTCGACTGCACCAACAGAGACTGAAAACAGAAGTTAATCAATATGACATTTTACAACCGCACATGCCATTCACATATTATACCTAAAgcagacattgccattggctgcacaaaATCTCATTAAGAGAAATACCACGCATCCCtgtttacaagtttgaacactggaatgtgtgttgtaatctacaccttgattaggctgatagacatccacattattttgttgaatgattttcaatttgagcatcattatttctatatagcctacactttctccttctgaacttctaacatgagtgggacgggtgtggcttTGTGACAATGATCAGGAGCAGCTTCTCACCAATTTGACACCGCCAAAACAGTTATGTGGATGTCGGCTATTGCCGGTTAACTCTTGATCTGACTCTAGGCCTTACTCAGAGAATTGACAGTATAGCTATACCAAGTTTTTTCACAATTTATTTCACAGTGTTAAATATACTACACATTTTCACAAGATTGTTAACCAATGTTCAAGGTCTACAGTACATACTATCAAGTTATTTCATGTCATTTCTTGTCCTGGCTATTCAATGTCACCCCCACACAGAGGTAGTGACACCCATCTCTCAGAATGACTGTTCCCTTTGGGTAATGTTAGACGGCGTAACTGTGAAATAGTGAAGATATACTGTAACCTGTTTGCAGATCTGCTTGTGCTATAGTCAACTCCTTCTATTGTGCCATGTTCATTGTCACGCCAATGAAAGTCAGAGGAGTGAAGTGGCTAAAGTACATACAGCTCTAGCGACCAGCGATCGGACTGTTTTCTGTCCAGTCAGAGGTACAGTTCTAGTCCACTCTTCATGGTAGACTGCACTGTCTGCAGTCCAGGTGGAGGGTTAGAGCAGGAGGTTAGAGAGTTACTGTCCAGCGGCTCTCAGCTCCTGTTTCACCATCTTCTCAATGTCCTTATATACATCTGGGTCCTCAATGGTAGGAGATATCTGTGGAGACAGACACAGTCTTCCATACTACTAGTAGtagccattttttttttcatttctatTTTTGATCTGTTTAAATCTTATTACATCGTGAGTGAATTTCATCTTTGATATAATCCTCAAACTTTTATTCAATTTGTCGGTATGAATTAAATTGATCCAACATCGGCTCGCCAGATAATTGGCAGCTGTACAGGAATAATAATCCAGTGCTATTCTTGGTGAATAATTGTGCCTTTGTCTTCCAGTACCAACCAACTTTATTTATTAATATGCAGCCATGACTCAAAGTGTGCCTTGGCTTCAATCCAAGTACAGGATTGACAAGCATTGACATGGTGGGTGAATGTGTGGTGAGTTACCGTGTATAGCTTCCCGTTGACCAGGTTAGCCACGGAGGAGCGGGGGATCTTCCCAGAGCGGGTCTTGGGGAGACCTCTGACAATCAGCACCTTCCTGAAAGCAGCCACTGGTCCAATGGTCTCTCTGACCAGGCTCACCATCTCCTTCACCACGTCTTCCTGGCTCTTCTGTAGGTCTGAGACATACCCACATTCACAGATGTTTGACTTTTTATAACCCCACAGTCACAGGAATGTTGGATCCCCAAACTGCTCAATTAAATGGACCTTTATCCTGTATCTCTCTGGGTCACTGTGTCTCTTACCATTTCTGAGGACACACAGAGCCAGGGGGACGTGACCCTTCAGGGAGTCCTCCAGACCCACCACAGCACAGTCCACCACCCCGGGGTGCAGCAGACTGGAACACACATAGCCTTTTTTAGAATCCGAGGGTGAAATACTTACACACCCGTCTCTAACATGTAGGCTCAGCATTCCCAAACAATCCCATTACAAGTCAGAATGTTGAACAAACTTCATTTCAACTTATTTTACCTgttgtggaggctgctgaggggaggacggctcacaataatggctggaacggagcgaatggaatggcatcaaacacatgcaaACCACGTTCGCGCTTGACAAACACTTGCACAATATGGCAGAGCTTAACCGAACCACAGACCAAACGGCAAACACTTTCAGCTGATTGTGAGGAAATGTGCTTCGGTCGACTACGTTCAGTTACATTTGGCTATTGTTTACATATTGTGCATCATATGCAATGCGTTAAGAGATTGAAAATACAAGCGACAGACCCTACCGGCGCTGCAAAAAGTCGGGAAAACAACACTTTCCTGTggatcagtggcggtcagtgctgtTTCAGACGAGGGAGGAGgatttttttttcatgagcatggcctcatttctattacagcatattgcatgactgtcattcatattccattcacccagttaaatgtaacagcaataggtttaggctactacatgatactcaaatttcccTATTCCCATCATTAGGTTGCTACAACCTCGCCTATGAataaaagtttacaacgtaggtgcacacacatggacagacagtgacattcaataccaccttgcacactcttgcctgcatccaGCTGAtattgtaatcattagtccaacagttgcaaacaagagtttctattggacaaattcaggtatgtttatccccattttgttcagtttttcaacagaatcggcagaatgaatacacccccgatcacgcgtaaacacagtttcatatcagccacgttgtattccttctcgcatctacgttaTGCGGTCTCCTCCTTTCACCTTTGCTTGttgacttcaatgcacaacacatcagctgtatgtgaccaggaaaaaaaagaaaaaagaagacAAACcgctacatcgttgtcaccatattagctaaagtaacatcatagtcagcatagctaatagaactaacgcgttagtaaacccgctacaatcatgcagtaaagttacagtgtacagtcagtaagcagttacaccggcgggccccggtggcaataaattaggaaaaccaaaagcttaccttgacttggaagagttccagtgttgtgttgcatagtcatagccagctagctaacaaagcatccctctgtttgagcagggtgtttcagtaggctaaactagctagctgcatttgctagctaagcaagtgagaaaaaaaaagacaatctctctctctatttctctcttacttctccttcatttaggaagaaattaatttgttc of the Coregonus clupeaformis isolate EN_2021a unplaced genomic scaffold, ASM2061545v1 scaf0424, whole genome shotgun sequence genome contains:
- the LOC123484733 gene encoding acyl-CoA synthetase short-chain family member 3, mitochondrial-like, producing LPLPPGAAVSLWQNQELFKELYFTKFPGFYDTMDAGYVDEEGFLYIMSRSDDVINVAGHRLSAGALEESSLLHPGVVDCAVVGLEDSLKGHVPLALCVLRNDLQKSQEDVVKEMVSLVRETIGPVAAFRKVLIVRGLPKTRSGKIPRSSVANLVNGKLYTISPTIEDPDVYKDIEKMVKQELRAAGQ